The nucleotide window GGACCTGTTAGGACCCGCTGGGTCGGCTCTTCTCCACCGCCGCCTACGCCCAACAGATCGTGCTGGCTGACCAGGCTGGGGCGGAGCGGACCCTCGCGCGGATTCGCGCGGCACACGGGGCCGTCGAGGACGCACGGGGAGCGCGGATCCCGGAGTGGGCTAACCGGGACGTGCTGTACCTGCTCGTGGCCTCAGTGCTGCGCCGTAATATTCGGAGGGCGAGTGCCGCTTCAACCGGGAAGGAGTCGAATGTCTGCAACTGGTAGTCGGCCCCACCAGTGGGTGTAGCGGCGGTAAACGCTGGGGTCACGCCCCGCCAGAAAAGCCACCAGCGCTCCCGCCTCGGACGCCAACCCTGCCCACACCTCCTCGGGCAGGGGGTGGAACGCCGTGGCCTCGATCCCCCCTTCGACTGCACGCCACACGCCCGCGACGTACCCGTCCACCAGCAGGGTCGGCAAGACGTCGCCGTTCTGCCGGATGACCAGGCGACGGTAGTCCGGCGGGATCACCCGGCCACGGTCCTGGTAGGCGAGCAGCGTGCTGTCCCACATCGGCAACAGCCTCGGCGGGGCAGGCGTGTCCTCGTCGGGCAACCAGGCGCCCGGCAAGTCATACAGGTTCGATCCATCCGGCCCCTGCCACCGTTGCAATTCACCGCCCAACGCGTTCACAGCGTCCCGAACCACCGCGCGGGAGAGCCGCGTGAACTGCGCGACGTCCTGTATCGAGGCCGGGCCGAACGCCTCCAGATAGCGCCGCACCAAGTGCTGTACGGCCTCGGCACGATCAGGAGTCAGAGGCGAGCGAGCCGTGACGAACGACGGGCGTAACCCGAACGACCAAGGCCCTCCACTCGGGGCGTGCCACAGTGGGGCGAAGGTCCGCAGCGCCCACCACACGCCGGGATGCTGGAACCCCAACCGAGCCGCGAGCATCCCCTCCACCTCCGCTCGGGTGCGGGGCTGTGCCATGAAGTCAGTCAGGTGGGGCAGGAGGGCGTCGAGGTCGGGGATGGTCAGGCCGCTCCCGGTGAAGCGTGGATCACCCAGACGTGCGGCCCGCAAGCTTGACACCATCACCTGGTGCAAGGCCGGGTAGTCGTCGACATGCACAGTGTGCAGCGTGATGCGCATCAGTGACGCTTTCACCACGGTCCGCTTGGTGAAGGCGGCATCCAGGTCGGTGGGCTCGAAGCGGGCGAGGCGATTCCACAACGCTAGGTAGGGTGAGGCGGCCTCTTGGGCTTGCAGGGCCATGACGCGGCGGACGCCCTCGGTGACCTCCAGTGCTTCGCGGCGCAGGAGGAGCTGTCGTCCAAGCGTGGCGCGGTTGAGTCGCTTTGCGGAGAGGGTCATGTGGAATTCGTGCCTTCGCTGCCACGATACACTCGCAAGCATCGGTGCTTTCGAGTCGCGGTGTGTGGATGGCCGAGCAGTGGAATACGCAGGTGTCGTCCCCCTCCGCGTCGAGGAGCACGAGCGGCACACCTTCGCCCTCGGCAGCCTGCTCACGCCCAAGCCCCTCAAGTTTAGGAGCACTGCCACGCGGGCGGAAGAGCAGCAGAACGAGGAACCTGCAGCGTAAGAACCATCGAAATGCCCTCCTCCACAGGGGGAGGAGGACCGGTCGTGGGGTTCAGTGGATGACGGTGCTCAATGAAGCATGGAGCGACCCGATGTACCCGAGATGTCACAGAGTCCACGTCGTTGACCATGGGCAGGACTGCCCTGCTAGGGACATCCTGCGGCCCTGGGCGGGGTGTGATGAGTTCATGCCGGAATCACTGACCGCCCACCGAAGTGTCTCTGTCGCCACTGCCCTGCTCACGGGAACCCTCGCCACGCTGCATGTGTACTGGGCGGCAGGCGGCCAGGCGGGTCTGGCGGCGGCCCTGCCTGAGGCGGACGACGGAGGGCCACTGTTCACGCCTTCGCCCCTCATGACCTTGGGTGTGGCGACGGGTCTGGCGAGCATGAGCGCGGCGGCTCTGGAAGCTGACTCTCCCCGGATGCGTTGGCCCCTGCGCCTGACTGCCCTCGTGTTCCTGCTGCGGGCCTTGGGGGATGGCCGCACGGTCGGCCTGACCCGCCGGGGTGGGCAGAGCGTGTTTGCCCGCAACGATGC belongs to Deinococcus apachensis DSM 19763 and includes:
- a CDS encoding winged helix DNA-binding domain-containing protein; protein product: MTLSAKRLNRATLGRQLLLRREALEVTEGVRRVMALQAQEAASPYLALWNRLARFEPTDLDAAFTKRTVVKASLMRITLHTVHVDDYPALHQVMVSSLRAARLGDPRFTGSGLTIPDLDALLPHLTDFMAQPRTRAEVEGMLAARLGFQHPGVWWALRTFAPLWHAPSGGPWSFGLRPSFVTARSPLTPDRAEAVQHLVRRYLEAFGPASIQDVAQFTRLSRAVVRDAVNALGGELQRWQGPDGSNLYDLPGAWLPDEDTPAPPRLLPMWDSTLLAYQDRGRVIPPDYRRLVIRQNGDVLPTLLVDGYVAGVWRAVEGGIEATAFHPLPEEVWAGLASEAGALVAFLAGRDPSVYRRYTHWWGRLPVADIRLLPG
- a CDS encoding DUF3995 domain-containing protein → MPESLTAHRSVSVATALLTGTLATLHVYWAAGGQAGLAAALPEADDGGPLFTPSPLMTLGVATGLASMSAAALEADSPRMRWPLRLTALVFLLRALGDGRTVGLTRRGGQSVFARNDARLYTPLCLLLAALYGVLAFWRR